One part of the Drosophila teissieri strain GT53w chromosome 3R, Prin_Dtei_1.1, whole genome shotgun sequence genome encodes these proteins:
- the LOC122620308 gene encoding methionine aminopeptidase 1, translated as MTQKCETTNCGKDATLQCPTCLKLGIKGSFFCSQPCFKGFWKEHKAIHALAAGGSNSAEQDGAYNPWPQFRFTGKLRPFPQTPKRTVPTAIQRPDYADHPAGRSLSEEALRGTKIKVLDDEEIEGMRVAGRLGRECLDEGAKAVEVGITTDELDRLVHEAAIERECYPSPLNYYNFPKSCCTSVNEVICHGIPDQRPLQDGDLCNIDVTVYHRGFHGDLNETFFVGNVSEKHKKLVQVTHEALSKAIEFVRPGEKYRDIGNVIQKYVAPHGFSVVRSYCGHGIHRVFHTAPNVPHYAKNSAVGVMAPGHCFTIEPMISVGVQKAETWPDDWTAVTADGLFSAQFEQTLLVNETGCEILTKRRENNGQPWFMDKM; from the exons ATGACTCAAAAGTGCGAGACCACCAACTGCGGCAAGGATGCGACCCTACAGTGTCCCACCTGCCTGAAGTTGGGCATCAAGGGCTCCTTCTTCTGCTCGCAGCCGTGCTTCAAAGGATTCTGGAAGGAGCACAAGGCTATTCATGCTTTAGCAG CTGGTGGCTCGAACTCTGCCGAACAGGATGGAGCCTACAATCCGTGGCCGCAGTTCCGATTCACCGGCAAGCTGCGTCCGTTCCCACAGACTCCCAAGCGGACAGTACCGACAGCCATACAGCGTCCGGATTACGCCGATCATCCAGCTGGACGTTCCCTCTCCGAGGAAGCACTCCGGGGTACCAAGATTAAGGTGCTGGACGACGAGGAGATTGAGGGCATGCGAGTGGCCGGCAGATTGGGACGAGAGTGCCTGGATGAGGGCGCCAAAGCCGTCGAGGTGGGCATCACCACCGACGAACTGGATCGTCTGGTCCACGAGGCCGCCATCGAGCGGGAGTGCTATCCGTCGCCCCTGAACTACTACAACTTCCCCAAGTCCTGTTGCACGTCGGTCAACGAGGTGATTTGCCACGGCATCCCCGATCAGCGTCCCCTGCAGGATGGAGATCTCTGTAACATCGATGTGACCGTCTATCATCGTGGTTTCCATGGCGATCTCAACGAGACCTTCTTCGTGGGCAATGTCTCGGAGAAGCACAAGAAGTTGGTGCAGGTCACCCACGAGGCGCTCAGCAAGGCCATTGAGTTCGTGCGTCCGGGGGAGAAGTATCGCGATATTGGCAACGTGATCCAAAAGTATGTGGCCCCACATGGATTCAGCGTGGTGCGCAGCTATTGCGGTCATGGCATTCACCGTGTTTTCCACACAGCTCCCAATGTGCCTCACTATGCCA AAAACTCTGCCGTAGGAGTAATGGCCCCTGGCCACTGCTTCACCATTGAGCCCATGATCTCCGTTGGCGTCCAGAAGGCTGAAACCTGGCCAGATGACTGGACTGCCGTGACCGCCGATGGTCTGTTTTCCGCCCAGTTTGAGCAGACACTGCTGGTCAACGAAACTGGATGCGAGATCCTCACTAAGCGTCGCGAGAACAACGGACAGCCCTGGTTCATGGACAAGATGTGA
- the LOC122620309 gene encoding DNA-directed RNA polymerases I, II, and III subunit RPABC5, whose amino-acid sequence MIIPIRCFTCGKVIGNKWESYLGLLQAEYTEGDALDALGLKRYCCRRMLLGHVDLIEKLLNYAPLEK is encoded by the exons ATGATTATTCCGATCCGTTGTTTCACCTGCGGCAAGGTCATTGGCAACAAGTGGGAGTCGTATTTGGGTCTGCTGCAAGCGGAATACACTGAAGG AGATGCCCTAGATGCTTTGGGTCTGAAAAGGTACTGCTGCCGTCGCATGCTCCTGGGCCACGTGGATCTCATAGAGAAGTTGCTCAACTATGCTCCTCTGGAGAAGTGA
- the LOC122621548 gene encoding putative uncharacterized protein DDB_G0271606, producing the protein MRPFLLLALLLALASCEQRPLVFTNWPPKSSKQLSRPAIGAGGPGSAGAPGKQRTLVVQIRSDQPVPLVLKGRPGHGAHTHAAHLAHPHSVHPGHVLSHAHSHAHLHSHPLIHLPQHQYQHQHLRGPPRPMKLSGPSPVYLKPAGSLRKPLKIKLNNAKPKAKPTFGYDKPFKYEKPTAVSYSELQNLPLDTHNNFNTEHFAPIYTVPAPNLADNHLDVEEGHLDTSYLYKPPSQIQTPSSSARPQTYLPPKYSVHEDESNDQTIRDPISGSQKLFAPDPDPSLPTTKIRPSTESFNTPSNNKPLPADVQSNQLPAQPLVQILGAQTAAQTAPEIYPIQYAQPAVQSQSFIAAIPAAHIPIYNPTYLVTQSNQLYSAHKQQLFKPSSEPVVEAGYVNADLTQEVASNGQILQAAKDPHHNIHPVLDSAPQYAALIAAPALGDPNEGAYETASFHLPNVASAVTASVPEGGFVVSNFYGHAHESSQLLQAYAEEEARRQQLETEQAAIELQKQQQLHLEELKAQAQEQQQQHQLHLEELRAQAQYQQQQQQQFEELQAQAQEQHLQQQHQQHQLQLLQLQQQQQQLQQPVQHHPPQQVQHQQQQVAQDPAASAFEEHQRLVQQQLGANTPLRIFVPDEEASESRLQKRSDDLKKGTVEDVPSAGRSDGEDSEESAKDLFEVSTSVEVAGEHLTASSN; encoded by the exons ATGAGG CCATTCCTGCTGCTCGCCCTGCTCCTGGCGCTAGCCAGCTGTGAACAGCGTCCGCTGGTCTTCACCAACTGGCCGCCGAAGAGCTCCAAGCAGCTGAGTCGTCCCGCCATTGGAGCTGGAGGTCCTGGATCTGCCGGAGCGCCAGGCAAGCAGCGCACTCTGGTCGTCCAAATCCGCAGCGACCAGCCGGTGCCATTGGTACTGAAGGGTCGTCCTGGACATGGAGCGCACACCCATGCCGCCCATCTGGCCCATCCGCACTCCGTGCATCCTGGCCACGTCCTGTCGCACGCCCATTCACATGCCCATCTCCACTCGCATCCGCTCATCCATCTGCCACAGCATCAGTACCAGCATCAGCACCTGCGCGGACCACCGCGTCCCATGAAACTCAGTGGTCCTTCGCCCGTCTACCTGAAACCAGCTGGATCTCTACGGAAACCACTGAAGATAAAACTGAACAATGCGAAGCCTAAGGCGAAACCCACATTCGGATACGACAAGCCCTTCAAGTACGAGAAGCCCACTGCTGTGAGCTACAGCGAGCTGCAGAATCTGCCG CTGGACACGCACAACAACTTCAACACCGAGCACTTTGCACCCATTTACACGGTACCCGCACCGAACCTGGCCGACAATCACCTGGACGTGGAGGAGGGTCATCTTGACACCTCCTACCTATACAAACCTCCCTCCCAGATCCAAACACCTTCCTCCTCAGCCCGTCCCCAGACATATTTGCCACCAAAGTACAGTGTGCACGAGGACGAGTCCAATGACCAAACCATTCGCGATCCCATTTCGGGTTCGCAGAAACTCTTTGCCCCAGATCCGGATCCCTCGCTGCCCACCACCAAGATTCGCCCCTCCACCGAATCCTTCAATACGCCTAGCAACAACAAACCGCTGCCCGCCGATGTCCAGAGCAATCAACTGCCCGCCCAGCCATTGGTTCAGATTTTGGGAGCCCAGACGGCAGCCCAAACAGCGCCTGAGATCTATCCCATTCAGTATGCCCAACCGGCGGTTCAGTCCCAGTCCTTTATCGCCGCCATCCCAGCTGCCCACATACCCATCTACAATCCCACCTACCTGGTGACGcagtccaaccaactgtacTCGGCCCACAAGCAGCAACTCTTCAAGCCCAGCTCAGAACCGGTGGTGGAAGCGGGTTACGTGAACGCCGATCTCACCCAGGAGGTGGCCAGCAATGGGCAGATACTGCAGGCAGCCAAGGATCCACATCACAACATCCATCCCGTGCTTGATTCGGCGCCACAATATGCTGCTCTTATTGCTGCTCCGGCTCTGGGTGATCCCAATGAGGGTGCCTACGAGACGGCCTCGTTCCACTTGCCCAATGTGGCGTCGGCGGTGACTGCCTCCGTTCCGGAAGGCGGCTTCGTGGTTTCCAACTTCTATGGCCATGCCCACGAGTCGTCCCAATTGCTTCAGGCGTACGCAGAGGAGGAGGCACGTCGCCAGCAACTGGAAACCGAGCAAGCCGCCATTGAgctgcagaagcagcagcagttgcatcTGGAGGAGCTTAAGGCACAggcccaggagcagcagcaacaacatcagttGCATCTGGAGGAACTGAGGGCTCAGGCGcagtaccagcagcagcaacagcagcagttcgaGGAGCTGCAGGCCCAGGCACAGGAGCAacacttgcagcagcaacaccagcagcaccagctgcagctgttgcaactgcagcagcaacaacagcagttgcagcagccagTGCAGCACCATCCGCCGCAGCAGgtgcaacaccagcagcaacaggtggCTCAGGATCCTGCAGCAAGTGCCTTCGAGGAGCACCAGCGAttggtgcagcagcaactcggCGCCAACACGCCCCTACGCATCTTTGTGCCCGACGAGGAAGCATCCGAATCG CGACTGCAAAAGAGGTCGGATGATCTGAAAAAGGGCACAGTGGAGGATGTGCCCAGTGCGGGTCGAAGCGACGGCGAGGACAGCGAGGAGTCAGCCAAAGATTTGTTCGAGGTATCCACCTCCGTCGAAGTGGCCGGCGAGCATCTCACGGCCAGCAGTAATTAG